Genomic window (Moraxella haemolytica):
AGCCATTTTATACCATGAAAGTGGCAGACGGCACGCCCAATTCTCACACGCACATCACCCATCTTCAGACAAGGGGCGACTGGGCAAAGTATGAACTATATCCCACCACAGGCAAGTTACATCAGTTGCGTGTGTATCTAAGTCATCTGGGCATTCCCATCAAAAACGACCCATATTACCCTACGGTACGCCATAAAGCACCTGATGATTTTGGTTCACCGTTGCAACTGCTAGCAAAGTCGTTGTCTTTTATTGATCCTATTACTGGCGAGCTGATGGCTTTTGAGTCGAAGCGTCAGTTGGAATTCTAGCTTGCAGGTATGATTGACAAAGGTGTTAGGAGATGCTAATGTGGCAAAATCCGCACAGCTGATGGCAAGATTGGCAGGTGGATGATTGATGAGACATAGATTGTTATCAAGGAGTGTGCGATGAGCGAATTTGTTACTTGTGATTTATTGGACGAAAATGAGGATAAGGATATTGGGGTTGTCAGCCCAAGCATTGACGGTCAGTGTTTTAGGAATTTTGGTGGTAAGTTGGCATTTGGCGGGCAAGCCGTTACTGTAAAATGCTTTGAGGATAATTCTCGTGTTAAAGAGCTGTTGGCAACCAAAGGTGAGGGCAGAGTGCTTGTTGTTGATGGCGGTGCTTCCATGCGTTGTGCATTGCTTGGCGATATGATTGCAAAAGGGGCAGTAGAGCAGGGTTGGGCAGGCGTGATTGTCTATGGGTGCGTGCGTGATGTTGATGAATTGGCTGTGCTTGATTTGGGTGTGCAGGCATTAGGATGTATTCCCAAAAAATCCACCAGAAAAGGTGTGGGTGAGACGGGCATTACCCTAAATTTTGGGGGTGTGAGTATCTGTGAGGGCGACTATGTCTATGCGGATAATAATGGCGTTTTGGTTTCTAAGATCAAACTATTATGATTGCCCAGATTGATGCTTTACTGTTCCTTAAAACCTATCTAAACTTACCCAAAGGCAAATTTAGCGTTTAATTTCTACTTCATCACCCATTGCTCTTGTCATTTGACTTAAGACTTACATAAACTCCATAGACTAACACGGTAGAACCTACCGCTTGTTGAAATTAAGATAAAGTTAAGACTTTATCCGCCTGTTTTAAAATGTTTAAGCTTGCATTGACATCACGGTCATGATTTGCCTTACAATTTGGACAAGTCCAATGACGTGTTGCTAATGTCAAGTTTTCTTTAGTTACTACAAAACCACAACATGAACAGGTTTTACTACTTGGATAAAATCTGCCCACTTCTTTGACGGTTTTATTGTGTATATTGGCTTTATAAATCAGTTGTCTTTTAAACTCATAAAAACCCAAATCGCTGATAGCAAGGCTTAGTTTACGGTTTTTACCATACCTTTGACATTTAAGTTTTCTATACAAATCACATCAAATTGTTTAACAAGCTTGCTTGTTAATTTGTGCAAAAAGTCTTTTCTGACACAACTGATTTTATGGTGCAATCGTGATAGCTTGGTTTTCGCTTTTTCACGGTTGTTACTGCCTTTTTGTTTTCTTGATAAAGATTTTGACAATCTTTGTAGTTTTTTAAGTTTGCTTTTTAAAGGTTTTGGTGCTTTAACTTTTTCGCCATTGGATAATACCGCCAAGTCTGTAACCCCTAAATCAATGCCAACACTTTTGTGTGTTTTGGTATTTAATTTTGGTAGATTGTTGATTTCTACGCCAACAGACACAAACCATTTACCGCCTTTTTTAAAAACGGTAGCATTCATCAATTTACCCATAAAACGCAAGTTTTCTGTTAATTTTACAAAGCCTAGATTTGGGATTTTTATCTTTTTGCCAATGATTTTGAACTGGTCATTGGTTAGGCTAAATCTGTCATTCACGCCTTTGGTTCTAAATTGTGGGTATTTGGCTCGCCCTTTAAAAAAGTTGTCAAATGCCTTGCCTAGCTGAATAATGGCTTCTTGTGGGGAGCATTTGGTAACTTCGCTCATAAAGGGGAATGCTTGCTTTTTTATGCTATTAAGCTGTTTTCTTAGTTTAAATTGGCTTGGGTTTTTAAGTTTGCTGTTGTCAACTTGTATGCCATTTTTTAAGCAATCATTACGGTATTTTTTATCGGCTTCGTATTGTGTTTGCCATTCATTTAACGCCCAGTTATAGGCAAAGCGAGCCACTCCGCAAGCTTTTTTAAAATATGTCGCTTGTTTGTTATTTGGAGCAAGCTCTATGATGTGTCCTAATATCATGGCTGTTCTTTGACCATTTGCTTGACTTGTTTTTTGTATTTTCTAAGCCCATACAATCGGCTACTAAAGCTATGAATGATGGCAAGCATATCTTCAACCAGCTCTTGTTGTGGCGATAGTTTTTCTTGATTGGCAACCACAATTTGACAGTTATGGCGGTTTGCCATGTGTTAAAATAATTAAATCCAAAACGTGCAAGACGGTCTTTGTGAGCGACATACAAAGTTTTTATCTCACCAATTTCTTTCTGTCCATAAGTGATAAAAAAATTTTGCGTTTAAAGTTTAAGCCGCCACCGACTTCACTATGCCATTCATCAACGGCGATGCCTTGTGCTAAACAAAAGGTTTACATGGCTTCTAGTTGTGATTGCAAATCGTCTTTTTGAGCATGGCTTGACACTCGGCAATAAACAACGATTTTACCTTGATTGTTTGGCTTTTCAAGATTTAAGACTTTAAATATATCATCATCAGTATAAACACGGTGGTTGGTTTCCGTTCTAAGTGGTACAAGGCGTTTTTCTCTATCCCAACGCCTCAATGTAGATACTGACACACCGTTTTTTAGCAAATTCTTTGGGTTTATACATGATTAATAACCTATCTATTTTATAGTATTATAGATAGTTTAGATATATTTTCAATGCCTAGTTAATTGCTCTAAAAACGCCTAAATAAGGGCGTTTTTTGGTTGTAGGCGGTCATTCATGACGATTAGTTTGGCTAAGGTGAGTATTTTTGTATCAATGTATCAAAGAAAATTAGGTATAATTATGGTGTTTTTTGTCAAATGACCATCGGTATGCCTAACACGATGTTTTTTGTTCAGAATTTTCTCAATGATGGAAAACGCAGTGGATGACGATTGATGTGGTAGAATGTTGGGTTTTTTGAATCTTTAAATACTTAAAAGTAAATGAGTACATGTTGGCTCATTGATCAATATTAAGCAGGAGTTTGTATGCGTGCTTTGGTAAACGCCTATCTAAAAGCAGGACTAGTACCCATGATTATTTTAGGGTTGGTGCTTGGGGCGATTGTGGGGGCGGTGTTGCCTTCGGTTGGTGCGGCTGTCGGCATTTTGGGGTCAATTTTTGTGGGTGCGTTAAAGGCAGTTGCTCCGATTTTGGTATTCTTCTTGGTGATTGCAGCGGTAACTTCTCATCGTGGCGGTGGCGATTTACGCATCAAACCTGTGTTTATTCTGTATTTGGTAGGGACATTTACTGCGGCATTGACAGCGGTTGTGGCAAGTTTTGCTTTTCCAACAGAGCTTGCACTCGTAGCGGCAGAGGGCATGGAGCAGACGCCACCACAGCATCTGAAGGAAGTCTTGACTACGCTACTGATGAATCTGGTGGCAAACCCTGTCAAATCATTGGCAGAGGCGAACTACATGGGTATCTTGACTTGGGCGATACTCATTGGCTTGGCACTGCGTCATGTCAGTGAGGCTACTCGCCAAGTGGCAACCAGTCTAAGCAGTGCCATCACAAGCGTGGTCAAGTGGATCATCGCCTTTGCTCCGATTGGTATCTTTGGATTGGTGGCGGTAACCGTCGCTGAAACAGGACTTGAAGCATTGTTTGGCTATGCTCATTTGCTAGCGGTGTTGGTGGGTTGTATGTTATTCATCGCTTTGGTGATAAACCCCATCATTGTCTTTGCCATGACTCGAAGCAATCCTTATCCGCTGGTGTTGGCGTGTCTGCGTGAATCAGGTGTAACGGCGTTTTTTACTCGTTCATCGGCGGCAAACATTCCTGTGAATATGAATCTTGCACGCAAACTTGGACTCAATGAGGAGACCTACTCAGTAACCATTCCTTTGGGGGCGACCATCAACATGGCAGGTGCTGCCATTACCATCAATGTGCTGACCTTGGCGGCAGCTCATACACTAGGTATTGATGTGTCATTTGGTTCGGCATTGTTGCTTGCCATCATTGGTAGCTTGGCGGCTTGTGGTGCATCGGGTGTGGCAGGTGGCTCACTGCTACTGATTCCGATGGCGAGCAATTTATTTAGCATTCCTAATGACATTGCCATGCAGGTGGTAGCGATTGGCTTTATTATTGGTGTGGTGCAAGACTCGGCAGAAACGGCGTTAAATTCATCAACCGATGTGCTGTTCACGGCGGCGGCTGACCCCAAATACCACTATAAGGGCTAAAAAGCCAATCATAAGAAAACCGACCATCATCAGGTCGGTTTTTGTTTTTGTGCTTGTGCATTGTATGGGTAGGTAGTGATTAACATTCAAAATAAATTGATATTATTTTTTTGTGTAACTGCTTGTATCTTGGTGATTATGATTTATAATAATAACTTATACATATATTACTAGGATTGATAATCGTGAGTACCACACTGCGTCAGCTACGAGCTTTTGTCTTGGTTGCTGAACAAAATAGCTTTACTAAGGCCGCTGAAACTTTGTGTTTGACTCAGTCTGCTCTAAGCGGTTTGATTAAAGAGCTTGAACAAAATCTAGATGTCAAGCTCTTTGACCGTACGACTCGCAAGCTAAACCTATCTGATGCAGGAATGCGACTACTGCCACAGGCTCGCCGTGTGCTAAACGAAATGTCTGTGCTAAATGAAAAAGTCTCCAATCTTAAATCCTTGCATCAAGGTCATGTGCGTTTGGCGGTCTCGCAGCAGCTTTCAGCATCTACGATGCCCAAGTTCATCGCTAAGTTTTGTGAGTTGCATCCACACATTCAAGTAACTTTGACGGATTGTTCGGTTGATGATGTGGTTGACCACATTGAGAATTTGGAAGCGGATTTGGGTGTTGCTCCTGAGCGAGCCTATTCTAACGACTTGCAGACGGATACATTATTTCGCTCACCATTTTATTTGGTACTGCCCAAGTCGCACCCTTTTGCCAATAAAGACAGCGTTCGTTGGACGGATTTGCTCAATGAACGACTAATTACCCTAAACGGACCTTTTATCAAGTCGCTACAAAATGAGCTACCTGCCCCGATTTCTAGCCGTATTTTTAATCCTGACTTTGAGGTGAATTTCTTGTCCACGGCACTAGGCATGACCAGAATGGGCTTAGGTGTTACCTTGTGTCTTTTATATGCTGCCGAATGGGTGGAACAAAACGGTCTGGTCATGCGACCCATTGCCGAACCTGTGGTAGAGAGAAATTTTTTGTTGTACACGCACAAAAACCGTTCGCTATCCCCTGCTGCGATGGCGTTTAAGGCATTTTTGATTGAAAATGCTCATGAGTTTTTGGTCAGCCACCCTAAGTAGCAAGGCTAGATGATTAAATGATGGCAGATGCGTATTGATTATACCAATTTAACTGCACAAAGTGCGTATTTTCAGTTATACTGTATCTGCTGTTATTGCTTGATGGTTTTAATGACAATTTTTTATTATTTTTTGTTTGATAACTTTGCCAATCGGCTTTTAACTCAAGGAAATTGATATGTTTAATCATGTTGAGCGTTATGCAGGCGACCCAATTTTGGGTTTGATGGATAAATTTGCACAAGACTCTCGTACCGACATTAAGGTAAATTTGGGTGTTGGCGTGTACTATACAGAAGATGGCAAGCTACCTGTGCTTGAGTGTGTCAAGACAGCCGAAGCACAAATCGCCAATCCACCACGCCCACGAGGTTATCTGCCGATGGATGGTCTGACAGGTTATAAAAAAGCCTGTCAAGAACTACTGTTTGGTAAAGACAGTCAGGCGGTAGCAGAAGGTCGAGTGGCGACGATTGCTACGCTGGGCGGTTCTGGTGCATTGAAAGTAGGTGCAGACTTTATACATCAATGGTTTCCGACTGCTAAGTGCTATGTGTCAAATCCAACTTGGGGCAATCACATCAGCATCTTTGAGGGGGCTGGCATTGAGGTGGATAAATATCCTTACTATGATGCTGCCACCATTGGTGTCAAATTTGATAAGATGTGTGAGTTCTTTAAGGGCTTAAATGAAAATGATGTGGTGCTACTGCATCCGTGTTGCCACAATCCAACAGGCGTGGATTTATCAAATGAGCAATGGGACATTGTGCTTGACATCGTCAAAGACAAGAAACTCATCGCCTTTATGGATATTGCTTATCAAGGCTTTGGCGATGACATGAATGGTGATGTGTACGCCATTCGCCGTGCTGTTGAGTTGGGCTTGCCGATTTTTGTGTCAAATTCATTCTCAAAAAACCTATCTCTTTATGGTGAGCGTGTCGGTGGCTTGTCGGTGGTTGCACCATCAGCCGAAGAAGCACAACGAGTGCTAGGTCAATTAAAATTCA
Coding sequences:
- a CDS encoding aromatic amino acid transaminase, whose amino-acid sequence is MFNHVERYAGDPILGLMDKFAQDSRTDIKVNLGVGVYYTEDGKLPVLECVKTAEAQIANPPRPRGYLPMDGLTGYKKACQELLFGKDSQAVAEGRVATIATLGGSGALKVGADFIHQWFPTAKCYVSNPTWGNHISIFEGAGIEVDKYPYYDAATIGVKFDKMCEFFKGLNENDVVLLHPCCHNPTGVDLSNEQWDIVLDIVKDKKLIAFMDIAYQGFGDDMNGDVYAIRRAVELGLPIFVSNSFSKNLSLYGERVGGLSVVAPSAEEAQRVLGQLKFTVRRIYSSPPSHGNAVVDIVMNDDTLFAQWVSEVYEMRDRIREMRQKLQDTLTAKLPERDFSYFTKQRGMFSFTGLTAEQVVRLREEFAVYMVENGRMCIAGLNNKNVEYVANAMAEVLK
- the sstT gene encoding serine/threonine transporter SstT — translated: MRALVNAYLKAGLVPMIILGLVLGAIVGAVLPSVGAAVGILGSIFVGALKAVAPILVFFLVIAAVTSHRGGGDLRIKPVFILYLVGTFTAALTAVVASFAFPTELALVAAEGMEQTPPQHLKEVLTTLLMNLVANPVKSLAEANYMGILTWAILIGLALRHVSEATRQVATSLSSAITSVVKWIIAFAPIGIFGLVAVTVAETGLEALFGYAHLLAVLVGCMLFIALVINPIIVFAMTRSNPYPLVLACLRESGVTAFFTRSSAANIPVNMNLARKLGLNEETYSVTIPLGATINMAGAAITINVLTLAAAHTLGIDVSFGSALLLAIIGSLAACGASGVAGGSLLLIPMASNLFSIPNDIAMQVVAIGFIIGVVQDSAETALNSSTDVLFTAAADPKYHYKG
- a CDS encoding LysR family transcriptional regulator; the encoded protein is MSTTLRQLRAFVLVAEQNSFTKAAETLCLTQSALSGLIKELEQNLDVKLFDRTTRKLNLSDAGMRLLPQARRVLNEMSVLNEKVSNLKSLHQGHVRLAVSQQLSASTMPKFIAKFCELHPHIQVTLTDCSVDDVVDHIENLEADLGVAPERAYSNDLQTDTLFRSPFYLVLPKSHPFANKDSVRWTDLLNERLITLNGPFIKSLQNELPAPISSRIFNPDFEVNFLSTALGMTRMGLGVTLCLLYAAEWVEQNGLVMRPIAEPVVERNFLLYTHKNRSLSPAAMAFKAFLIENAHEFLVSHPK
- the rraA gene encoding ribonuclease E activity regulator RraA encodes the protein MSEFVTCDLLDENEDKDIGVVSPSIDGQCFRNFGGKLAFGGQAVTVKCFEDNSRVKELLATKGEGRVLVVDGGASMRCALLGDMIAKGAVEQGWAGVIVYGCVRDVDELAVLDLGVQALGCIPKKSTRKGVGETGITLNFGGVSICEGDYVYADNNGVLVSKIKLL